The sequence CGTGTGAAATGCCCCGATGTAGTTGATTCGCATGACGCGGTCGATATCTTGCTCAGTGTGGTCGGTGGCATTGCCAAGATGGTTTACTCCAGCGGCGGCAATGACGCCGTCGAGACGATTTTTTTCTGCTGGAGATGGCGGCCATGGCTTCATCCATGGCTTTTGTGTCGCAGACGTCGAGTTGCCAATATTGGAGGGATTGTCCTGAGCATTCGCTCTGGCGTTTCTGCGCAGCTCGAAATTCTTCGGCGGGTTCGGGTAGGATGTCGAGACAATGTACTATGTAATATTGAAGGACAGGATGATCAGTTAGAAAGTTTTTTCCTTGATATAATCATGGATCAAAAGCTGATAATCATCAATTTTAGGACTGGAGCCAGAAGGTAGTCGGGTCCTGGTTCTTTTACCTTCTCCTCCGGCACCAAGCAATGCTTCCGCCATTGCTAGACCAAGCCCTCGTCCACCCCCGGTCACCGCAAAGACCTTGCCATGCAAATCAAAGTGCTGCGCTGGATTGTTTGGCTGGGGTCTACTTTGAATGGGTCTTCGCTGCAGGCCCATTGTAGCAATTTTCCCTCGAGCTTGAGTCGTAGGAAAGCGTAGTGATTGTCGGATTAACATATTTCGTAGCAGCATGGTGAATGTGAGGTAAACATAGGAGTAGAGCGTGTAGTAGGCTTCTCTGGGTCGAAGCTAAATTTATCAGTCTCAACCAGAGCTTTAGTGGACTTTTAAGAGTCAAGTGAAGCGATATagattgttttttttttctttgccagTACAGCAAGATGTTGCGTCATCATGAAGAGATAGGTACAACTCCCAGATGGCTCattaagaaaagaaatgtgCTGATTAGGTAGCTGTTTGCACTGAGCTCAAAGGATGGATACTATGCACTATGTATGTGCAATAGAATTCATAAAAGGAAACACGATCGGGTTGAACTGATTGGTGGAATACATCATTTTTGTCTGCtcctattttttttaaataAATGATGAATACTTTTGATAGGAGTCTCACATCTAGCTGCAAGCTATTTTATGGCCGAGAGTAGTGCTTAAACGTAAGTGGACAGGCATTGCTGTTGCTATTACGTCGATGTGACAAGATTATTAGGTAGACGATCCTCCTTCCAGGGTACCTGGCCTATAGAGGAAATCATGAGCAGCATGTATTATGTCCCGAAACAGATGTGTCGCCCACTTCATATCACCGGGACTGGTAGAAAGAACTCTtcaaagacaaaaaaagtaTTATTGAAGCAAGGAAACGGCGGATGTCCTTTTGCTGCTGAACTTACTCTTCGAGACTTCAAGTGGCGGTGCTCTTCTGGAGGTAGGTACCTCCAGCACCATCTGAGCATATCTGGCGTCTTGGCATTGAGTGGAGAGTCCAACTTGGTGAATTTAACAGCTTTGGTGTTATTTCTAAATTATCTCAATATTTCCCTAGACCCGACAGGCTATTTCGTCCTACTGTGATATTGACATTGCTCAAGTTCATGTCCTGTAGAGGAAACCGTTTCCATCCAGGCGGTTGCTTTATGCCTAAGGCAGAAACATGTCACCACGCTGTTTCCCCAGCTGCCGGCTCAAAGCAGACGACGTGCACTGGAGATCTTTGACCATTGAGTACTCCTCGatcaattcttttctttccgcATTTGAGATTGAGTTGGAAAAGCTCAATAGATTCTGCAAACACCCTCAGAGAGAACTATGGAACAAGTCCGGAGCTTGTACAAGAGCGAAATTGACTTTGCAGCACTCGCGTTGCAGTCACGAGATTTCGCGAAACAGTTCGTGAGCTCGGTGGTCTCTGAGATCACTCAAACAACAAATTTCTAATCATTCAACAGCTTGAGATTTGATGACCAGCTGGACTTTCATGATGAAGCTGCTGTCAGGTAACTCAATCCTTGTATGATGACATACATGGTATTATTATCCCACTGACAGGTGTAGGCAATTGACAATCAGTCTGTTGGAGCATGACTTTAGTCTTCGAGTGGATCTTCCCAAGAACCGATTATGTCCGCCGGTGAGTGATGAGCGATGCAAATGCCTTTGTCATTCTGAGACCTCAACCCGTGTTAATTGAGATACCAGGTGCCAAACAGGTATTTTAATATCCACTGGCTTCAGATAACACCATGAGAGACTCGTATCTGACAAGGTAGACTGAACTACATCATCTGGATACAAGACCTGCTGGATACAAGTACTGCAGGTGTTCGTGATGGCTATGACCCTGATCGAGGAGTCGTTGGACTGGATGTGTATGTCGCACGGGCAATTCTAACCATCACCCCTTTGACTGACGTCTTGATAGAGGAACGGGATGCTGCAGCATTTACCCACTGCTTGGTTGCAAAGTTCGTCCCCGGTGGAGATTCATCGCAACGGGTAAGTCAACTTGAAAATTCCACCTGCCATGGTGATGCTAATTGACAGCAGATATCGACGAGCAAAATCTTCAGACTGCTCGTGCGAACGTGTCGCGGAATGGTCTAGATTCAAGGATCAAAATTATCAAGTCCACCGCAGACGCTCCTTTGTTCGCACTCGATACTTTCGAGCAGGACACGTAAGCCGCCCTTGGTGGGATTGGTGATAGCAGTGCACTCTCTTAATGCTTACCAAATTTCAACACAGGCTTGACTTTACCATGTGCAACCCTCCATTTTACGCTTCAGAACAAGATATGCTGAGCTCAGCAGAGTCAAAATCCTACGTTCCGTTCTCAGCCTGCACTGGAGCGGCGGTGGAAATGATCGTGGCTGGGGGTGAGGTCGCGTTCGTGACTCGCATGATTGAAGAGAGCCGGCAGCTGCGACATCGGGTCCAGTGGTACAGCTCGATGTTGGGAAAACTGAGCAGTGTCACGACACTCGTGGAGTTGCTCATCAAATATGACAATAACAACTACGCAGTGACCGAATTCGTGCAGGGCAGCAAGACGAAGCGATGGGCCCTTGCGTGGTCATGGGAAGATCGAAGACCGTCGATGGTGAGATACTCCAAagttctctttttcttcgaaATTCCCCACCTTTATTATGCCTTTGAATATATTCGGAACTCAAATGATACTGACTGCCCAATTCTAGGCTGTGGCTCGGAATATTCCTGGCTTTCCGAAacatcttcttcccttcccgGCAGATTTCACATTCACATTATCGGCTAACACCAATATCGACGGCGCAATCAGTAGAATGAATGCAGAATTCGCTTCTCTCCCTTGGCATTGGACCTGGCACAAAGATCTCAGCGCAGGTGTTGGATTCGCGCCAGAAAATGTGTGGTCTCGACAAGCTCGAAGGAAGATGAAATTACTCGCCGGACAAGCTCAGTCTGGGACATTGCTAGCTGTTCCAAAGGTCATTGCCCTAGGAGTTCGAGTTCAGCTCAGGCTACTTCCAGGCGAGGACCGAGAGTCCAAGGAAGTGCAGGCAACGATCCGCTGGATTCAGGGAACCGACAGTGTGATTTTCGAAAGCTTTTGCGGGATGGCAAAACGAAAAATAGAAGGCAGGTGAAGTCAGATCTATCGTGAATGTGCTTTTGGAGATGTGTGTGATATCTAGGAATGGGCTTCTAAAACAAGCAATGTATGGTATTTGATCGCGTGGCCGGGGGTCGTTCCATGTGATATCATGAATCCTGTGGTTCTATATTCGTGAAAAAATCGTGCAGGCACCGGATTGTGTACCTGATACTAATTCCCCGCAACTTCGCTTTGCAACtccttcagcttctcccAGCCCTCGGAATCCTCCCAGAATTCCTTGCCTTTGCCCATGATGCCGCGGACAGCACTGCGAGCCTTGAAACGCCAATCACGCATGACCATCTCCGGCTCGTCACTGCCTTcgaccttcttctcttcatggTCCATGGGCCCGTATCGCGCGTATCCCTCACGGACAAGCTTCTCAGTCGCTTTGACAACTGCCATCCACGGCTTCTCGTCGCCCATCTGGAATGCTCCCTGCGCAGAGCTGGCGACGGTGGCCCGCCAAGCTTTCTCGTGGGCGTCCATTGCGCGACTTGGTCGGTTGCGGAACATTTCAACGCGGGAGACGAGTAACCAGAGCGCAGAGGAGTGCGTGATCAGGGGAACCACATTGTTGTCCACCAAGGAGATGATCTGGCCCGGGATCGTACCGGTACGAATGACGGGGCCATCGTCACCTTGCATGACGAGAGACTCGTAGTCGAAAGCCGTGACGAGGAAATCGACTAGCATTCCAAGAATGGGCAGGTCAATACATTTTTCGCCCTGCTTTTCGCCAAGAAGCTCGATGACGCGTTTCTGTGCGGTGATGACATCGCGGAAAGGCGTCGCTGGTGGAGGAATGGACGCCGCTACCGTGAGGACATTGTCCCAGATGCGGGCTTCGCTGTGCTTCAAGTGTGCAGCCCGGAGGAGAGCAGTCAGGGCATCGCGTTTGCGCTTGTGGGGATCGGCCTCTTTGACGACTTCCTCGCCTGTGCTTTCGTCGATTTCGACTTCGGGAGCTGGCTCGGGCGCGGTGGAGCGGAGTGTGGCAATGGCCAAGTTGCTCCATCCCTCTGCATCCGTGTCATCTAGCTGCACGGTTCGGGTGAAGGATTGTACAGCATCGTCGAATTGCTCGAGCTCGAGCTGCACACAGCCAAGAGCAAACCAAGAACTCTCGTTGAGACGGTTAACGTGTAGAGACTTGCGGTATGCCGCCTCGGCATTTTCCAGCTGTGGGGGAGTGAGGCTCAAATAGTGACGAGCAAGAGATCGTTGAGCTCGAGCGTAACGTTGCCCGGAAACTTCCCAAGACCGCTCGTACAATTTCTCATCTTTCTCAATGTCTCCCAGAATACAGAACAGCCGGGGCGCATCTGCTGGCAATTCAGATCGCTCCGCGCCTTCAAACTGCTCGTTCTCGGCATCTTCAACAGGGCCCTTTGGCTCGTACAGTTGACGACGAACCATAGAGCGAGCCTTCGCTTCACGTTCGGTAGCGGCATAGCAGAGCGCCGCTTCAGCCCACATCTCCAACCGCTCGTAAATCTCGAGAGCCGTTCGCAAACCCCCCAGTTCAACCCACCGCTTGGCCAGTTCGGCCTCCAAACTCCATCGGGTAGCGAAATTCAGGAGCCAGATATATTCCAAACGATCAGCGGCAGGGGCCGACTCAGACTTTTCCGGCCGAGGAAGGAAAGTCGTAGGCTCGGACGAAGCTTGCTGAGCAGACGAGTCAGTGGTAGCGGTGTCTGCAATGACCTGGTCCACAAGAGCCTGCATTTGCAGAACCGATCTTTCCACGGTTCGCGAGCGGAAACCCTCAACGCGACTGCGAACCAACAAGGCTTCCGTATAGATCTGCCAGTTCGAGCTGCCGCCTTCCAGAACGCGGGTCGCATATGGCTGTGTCTCTTCACGAGTGAGACCGTGGTCCGGAGCAGTATTGGTGATGGCAGATGCCAGTGCCAGCAAAGTAGCAGAGTCAACGGGATGCAAGATGGGCTGGTCATTAGGATCGACCGAGCGCAGACCCTCGGAAAGCTCATCAGAAACCGTTGTCGACTTCTTGTCCGCGAAGGAGATGGCCTCCAAGAGCGTGTCATCATTCAGGTCCAAATTCTTCGGACCGGACGGCCTCGAGGGTTTGAGACATCATCGGCACTCTTCGCAACTACGACGAGTTGACTGATATCGCGGTCCTGGAATTTGGTGCGCTTTCCGAGCTTGCCAGTCAAAGCGAATTCAAAGCTTCGGAGACGCGATGCTTGATCCAAGTCCGCACGGGCCTTGGCATCGAACCCATGGTGGGTATGAATGATTGCCCGTTCGAGCAAGAATCGGCTTCTCTCCTCACTGTCAAGATCGACCTTGACCAGACCTTCCACGTCCTTGTAGATCTCGTCCTGCAATGTGCTCGTGACTTCGGAAAGCATCTTTtggtggaggaaattgacGCGCATGCGCGCAGTCTTGGCCGCAACTGatccatcatcaatctcTATCTCCACAAGAAGGGCCTTGGCGACAGAGAACAGCTCGGGATTGGGCGTCAATTTATACAGCGCTTCTCCATCCACAGACAGATCCCGAATAATCTTGGCGCGCACAGCTCGAAGTGTGGCTGCATTTTCACGCagagaggaaggaaggatAATGTCTGCTGGCGTGAAGTCGAGAGGAGGGCCGGTAACGTTTGACTGTAGGAAACTGAACAGAGCCGCGAGACCAATATGCACGAGTTGCGATCTCGTTTGTTCGGATGTTTGCTTGTCGCGGAGAGATTGGAGAGCCGCACGAGCTCTGTCGGCAACGAATGTGGTATACGAGGTCTTTCCCTGAGTGATCTGCTCGATAGGATTCTTTTCCGAAATCTCGTGGCCGAAAATCTCCTGCGCGAGGGGAAGTGTGAAAATCGGAACAATGTTCTCGGAGGTCAGGCGAATGGGATCATATCGCCCATTGAGGGGTG comes from Penicillium oxalicum strain HP7-1 chromosome I, whole genome shotgun sequence and encodes:
- a CDS encoding RNA N6-adenosine-methyltransferase METTL16; this encodes MEQVRSLYKSEIDFAALALQSRDFAKHLRFDDQLDFHDEAAVRQLTISLLEHDFSLRVDLPKNRLCPPVPNRLNYIIWIQDLLDTSTAGVRDGYDPDRGVVGLDVGTGCCSIYPLLGCKVRPRWRFIATDIDEQNLQTARANVSRNGLDSRIKIIKSTADAPLFALDTFEQDTLDFTMCNPPFYASEQDMLSSAESKSYVPFSACTGAAVEMIVAGGEVAFVTRMIEESRQLRHRVQWYSSMLGKLSSVTTLVELLIKYDNNNYAVTEFVQGSKTKRWALAWSWEDRRPSMAVARNIPGFPKHLLPFPADFTFTLSANTNIDGAISRMNAEFASLPWHWTWHKDLSAGVGFAPENVWSRQARRKMKLLAGQAQSGTLLAVPKVIALGVRVQLRLLPGEDRESKEVQATIRWIQGTDSVIFESFCGMAKRKIEGR